In Haloterrigena turkmenica DSM 5511, a single genomic region encodes these proteins:
- a CDS encoding homoserine kinase — protein MLTVRAPATSANLGSGFDVFGVALGTPADVVRVERAPETRISVTGAGSQYIPEDPEQNTVGAVADALDAPAHIKIDKGVRPSSGLGSSAASAAAAAVALNALYDRGLSRKELVPIAAEGEALVSGEAHADNVAPSLLGGFTVVTDDGVTQLDASIPVVACLPEMSVSTRDAREVVPDSAALEDVVDTVGNAATLTVGMTRDDPDLVGRGMEDAIVTPERTALIDGYDRVRDAALEAGATGVTVSGAGPGILAACHRPDQGAIAGAMIDAFDALGIESRAYQTRIGEGATLYRD, from the coding sequence ATGCTCACCGTGCGGGCACCCGCGACGAGTGCGAACCTCGGGAGTGGCTTCGACGTCTTCGGTGTCGCCCTCGGCACGCCCGCCGACGTGGTCCGAGTCGAACGCGCGCCGGAAACGCGGATCTCCGTGACCGGCGCCGGCAGCCAGTACATTCCGGAGGATCCGGAACAGAACACCGTCGGGGCGGTCGCCGACGCCCTCGACGCGCCGGCCCACATCAAGATCGACAAGGGCGTGCGGCCCTCCTCGGGGCTGGGCTCCTCGGCGGCCAGCGCGGCCGCCGCGGCCGTCGCCCTCAACGCGCTCTACGATCGCGGACTCTCCCGGAAGGAGCTCGTCCCTATCGCCGCCGAGGGCGAGGCGCTCGTCTCCGGCGAGGCCCACGCCGACAACGTCGCCCCCTCGCTGCTGGGCGGCTTTACTGTCGTCACCGACGACGGCGTCACGCAACTTGACGCCTCGATTCCCGTCGTCGCCTGCCTCCCCGAGATGTCCGTTTCCACGCGCGACGCGCGAGAGGTCGTCCCCGATTCGGCCGCCCTCGAGGACGTCGTCGACACCGTCGGCAACGCCGCGACGCTGACCGTCGGGATGACCCGCGACGATCCCGACCTCGTCGGCCGCGGGATGGAAGACGCCATCGTCACCCCCGAACGCACCGCCCTGATCGACGGCTACGACCGCGTTCGCGACGCCGCCCTCGAGGCTGGCGCGACGGGCGTCACCGTCAGCGGCGCCGGGCCGGGTATCCTCGCGGCCTGTCACCGCCCCGACCAGGGCGCGATCGCCGGCGCGATGATCGACGCGTTCGACGCCCTCGGCATCGAGAGTCGCGCCTACCAGACCCGGATCGGCGAGGGCGCGACGCTGTACCGGGACTGA